Proteins from a single region of Streptomyces glaucescens:
- a CDS encoding lysozyme produces the protein MPVHRSGTTRRRRRLTVTGTLLAAFSLLFAVPSSAADLPARGTAHMGMGVPAHDGVHGTPTPGGATQTEGVDVSSHQGNVAWTTLWNSGVKWAYVKATEGTYYKNPYFAQQYTGSYGVGMIRGAYHFATPDTTSGATQANYFVDNGGGWSRDGRTLPGALDIEWNPYGAACYGKTQSAMVTWIRDFLNTYKARTGRDAVIYTATSWWKQCTGNYGGFAQYNPLWIARYASTVGELPAGWGYYTMWQYTSTGPTVGDHNRFNGALDRVQALAYG, from the coding sequence ATGCCCGTGCACAGATCCGGAACGACCCGACGCCGGCGCCGTCTGACCGTCACCGGCACCCTGCTCGCCGCCTTCTCCCTGCTGTTCGCCGTCCCCTCGTCCGCCGCCGACCTGCCCGCCCGCGGCACCGCCCACATGGGCATGGGCGTGCCCGCCCACGACGGTGTGCACGGCACGCCGACCCCCGGCGGCGCCACCCAGACCGAAGGCGTGGACGTCAGCAGCCACCAGGGCAACGTCGCCTGGACGACCCTGTGGAACAGCGGCGTGAAGTGGGCCTACGTGAAGGCCACGGAAGGCACGTACTACAAGAACCCGTACTTCGCGCAGCAGTACACCGGCTCGTACGGCGTGGGCATGATCCGTGGCGCCTACCACTTCGCCACCCCCGACACGACCAGCGGCGCCACCCAGGCCAACTACTTCGTCGACAACGGCGGCGGCTGGTCCCGCGACGGCCGGACCCTCCCCGGCGCCCTCGACATCGAGTGGAACCCCTACGGCGCCGCCTGCTACGGCAAGACGCAGTCCGCGATGGTCACCTGGATCCGCGACTTCCTGAACACCTACAAGGCCCGCACCGGCCGCGACGCGGTCATCTACACCGCCACGAGCTGGTGGAAGCAGTGCACCGGCAACTACGGCGGCTTCGCCCAGTACAACCCGCTGTGGATCGCGCGCTACGCCTCCACGGTGGGCGAGCTGCCGGCCGGGTGGGGCTACTACACGATGTGGCAGTACACCTCCACCGGACCGACCGTGGGCGACCACAACCGGTTCAACGGCGCGCTCGACCGGGTGCAGGCCCTGGCGTACGGCTGA
- the lon gene encoding endopeptidase La, with protein MAAESTAFTPLTLPVLPLDDEVVLPGMVVPLDLNDTDVRAAVEAAQAAARSEPGKPKVLLVPRIDGTYASTGVLGTVEQVGRLADGDPGALIRGRGRVRIGAGTTGPGAALWVEGTRLDESVPEPLPGHVAELVKEYKALATAWLKKRGAWQVVDRVQAIDDVSALADNSGYSPFLTTEQKVELLETADPVARLKLATQQLRDHLAEQEVAETIAKDVQEGVDKQQREFLLRRQLEAVRKELRELNGEQEGEESDDYRARVEAADLPGKVREAALKEVDKLERASDQSPEGSWIRTWLDTVLELPWNERTEDAYDIQGAKAVLDAEHAGLEDVKERITEYLAVRKRRNDRGLGVVGGRRGGAVLALVGPPGVGKTSLGESVAHAMGRKFVRVALGGVRDEAEIRGHRRTYVGALPGRIVRAIKEAGSMNPVVLLDEIDKVGSDFRGDPAAALLEVLDPAQNHTFRDHYLEVELDLSDVVFLATANVLEAIPEALLDRMELVRLDGYTEDEKVVIARDHLVPRQLERAGLGADEVTVDESALRKLAGEYTREAGVRNLERSIARLLRKVAAQHELGERELPFTLTDGDLRALIGRPHHVPESAQDPAERRTSVPGVATGLAVTGAGGDVLYVEASLADPETGAAGLTLTGQLGDVMKESAQIALSFLRSHGAELELPVADLKDRGVHIHFPAGAVPKDGPSAGITMTTALASLLSGRLVRTDVAMTGEVSLTGRVLPIGGVKQKLLAAHRAGVTTVIIPKRNEPDLDDVPAEVLDKLDVHTVTDVRQVLELALTPATSAAGTEVPVAA; from the coding sequence ATGGCTGCTGAGTCCACGGCGTTCACACCGCTCACCCTGCCTGTGCTGCCGCTCGACGACGAGGTCGTGCTGCCCGGGATGGTGGTTCCGCTGGACCTCAACGACACGGACGTACGGGCCGCGGTGGAGGCCGCGCAGGCGGCCGCGCGGTCGGAGCCGGGCAAGCCCAAGGTGCTCCTGGTCCCCCGCATCGACGGCACGTACGCGAGCACCGGTGTCCTCGGCACCGTCGAGCAGGTCGGCCGGCTGGCCGACGGCGACCCGGGCGCCCTGATCCGGGGCCGCGGGCGGGTGCGGATCGGTGCCGGGACGACCGGACCGGGCGCCGCCCTGTGGGTCGAGGGGACGCGCCTCGACGAGAGCGTGCCGGAGCCGCTGCCGGGGCACGTGGCCGAACTGGTCAAGGAGTACAAGGCCCTCGCCACCGCCTGGCTGAAGAAGCGCGGCGCCTGGCAGGTGGTCGACCGGGTGCAGGCCATCGACGACGTCTCCGCGCTCGCCGACAACTCCGGCTACTCCCCGTTCCTCACCACCGAGCAGAAGGTCGAGCTGCTGGAGACCGCCGACCCGGTCGCCCGCCTGAAGCTCGCCACCCAGCAGCTGCGCGACCACCTCGCCGAGCAGGAGGTCGCCGAGACCATCGCCAAGGACGTCCAGGAGGGCGTCGACAAGCAGCAGCGCGAGTTCCTCCTGCGCCGTCAGCTGGAGGCCGTCCGCAAGGAGCTGCGCGAGCTCAACGGCGAGCAGGAGGGCGAGGAGTCGGACGACTACCGGGCCCGCGTCGAGGCCGCCGACCTGCCCGGGAAGGTCCGCGAGGCGGCCCTGAAGGAGGTCGACAAGCTGGAGCGGGCCTCCGACCAGTCCCCCGAGGGGTCCTGGATCCGCACCTGGCTGGACACCGTCCTGGAACTGCCGTGGAACGAGCGGACCGAGGACGCGTACGACATCCAGGGCGCCAAGGCGGTGCTGGACGCCGAGCACGCCGGGCTCGAGGACGTGAAGGAGCGCATCACCGAGTACCTGGCGGTCCGCAAGCGGCGCAACGACCGCGGCCTCGGTGTCGTCGGCGGACGGCGCGGGGGTGCCGTGCTGGCCCTGGTCGGCCCGCCCGGCGTCGGCAAGACCAGCCTCGGCGAGTCCGTCGCGCACGCCATGGGCCGCAAGTTCGTCCGGGTGGCCCTCGGCGGCGTGCGGGACGAGGCGGAGATCCGCGGCCACCGCCGCACGTACGTCGGCGCGCTGCCCGGCCGGATCGTGCGCGCCATCAAGGAGGCCGGCTCCATGAACCCGGTCGTCCTGCTGGACGAGATCGACAAGGTGGGCTCGGACTTCCGCGGCGACCCGGCCGCGGCGCTCCTCGAAGTCCTCGACCCGGCCCAGAACCACACCTTCCGCGACCACTACCTGGAGGTCGAGCTCGACCTGTCGGACGTGGTCTTCCTCGCCACGGCCAACGTCCTGGAGGCCATCCCGGAGGCCCTGCTGGACCGCATGGAGCTGGTCCGGCTGGACGGCTACACCGAGGACGAGAAGGTCGTCATCGCCCGCGACCACCTGGTGCCGCGCCAGCTGGAGCGCGCCGGGCTCGGGGCGGACGAGGTGACCGTCGACGAGAGCGCGCTGCGCAAGCTCGCCGGCGAGTACACCCGCGAGGCGGGCGTGCGCAACCTGGAGCGGTCGATCGCCCGGCTGCTGCGCAAGGTCGCCGCCCAGCACGAACTGGGCGAGCGGGAGCTGCCGTTCACCCTCACCGACGGCGATCTGCGCGCCCTGATCGGGCGCCCGCACCACGTGCCGGAGTCGGCGCAGGACCCGGCCGAGCGCCGGACGTCCGTGCCGGGCGTGGCGACCGGTCTCGCGGTGACCGGCGCGGGCGGTGACGTGCTCTACGTGGAGGCGTCGCTGGCCGACCCGGAGACGGGCGCGGCGGGCCTGACGCTGACCGGCCAGCTCGGCGACGTGATGAAGGAGAGCGCGCAGATCGCCCTGTCCTTCCTGCGCTCGCACGGCGCGGAGCTGGAGCTGCCGGTCGCCGATCTGAAGGACCGGGGCGTGCACATCCACTTCCCGGCGGGCGCGGTCCCGAAGGACGGGCCGAGCGCGGGCATCACGATGACGACGGCGCTGGCGTCGCTGCTGTCGGGCCGCCTGGTCCGCACGGACGTGGCGATGACCGGCGAGGTGTCGCTGACCGGCCGGGTGCTGCCGATCGGCGGGGTGAAGCAGAAGCTGCTCGCCGCGCACCGCGCGGGGGTCACCACGGTGATCATCCCCAAGCGCAACGAGCCGGACCTGGACGACGTCCCGGCGGAGGTGCTGGACAAGCTGGACGTCCACACCGTCACCGACGTCCGCCAGGTCCTGGAACTGGCCCTGACCCCGGCGACCAGCGCCGCCGGGACCGAGGTCCCGGTGGCGGCGTGA
- a CDS encoding GTP-binding protein, with amino-acid sequence MDSAVSDAARGVSPLVGLAEPDEDLKSWQTDRTRAPIATKIVVAGGFGVGKTTLVTAVSEITPLQTEALMTEASEETDDLTATPGKLTTTVAMDFGRLTLDDDLVLYLFGTPGQQRFWFMWDDLVRGAIGAVVLADTRRLKDCFPALDYFESCGLPYVVAVNHFDGSELFDPEDVREALTIPPHIPVMIMDARRRISVIETLLALVGHALDETPE; translated from the coding sequence GTGGACTCCGCCGTCTCTGATGCCGCTCGTGGCGTCTCCCCGCTCGTCGGCCTGGCCGAGCCCGACGAGGACCTGAAGTCCTGGCAGACGGACCGCACCCGGGCGCCCATCGCCACGAAGATCGTGGTGGCGGGCGGCTTCGGCGTCGGCAAGACCACCCTGGTCACCGCGGTCTCCGAGATCACCCCGCTGCAGACCGAGGCCCTGATGACGGAGGCCAGCGAGGAGACCGACGACCTCACCGCCACGCCCGGCAAGCTGACCACCACCGTGGCGATGGACTTCGGCCGTCTCACGCTCGACGACGACCTGGTGCTCTACCTGTTCGGCACACCGGGCCAGCAGCGGTTCTGGTTCATGTGGGACGACCTGGTGCGCGGCGCGATCGGCGCGGTCGTCCTGGCCGACACCCGCCGTCTGAAGGACTGTTTCCCGGCGCTCGACTACTTCGAGAGCTGCGGGCTTCCGTACGTGGTCGCGGTCAACCACTTCGACGGCAGCGAGCTGTTCGATCCGGAGGACGTCCGCGAGGCCCTCACGATTCCGCCGCACATACCTGTCATGATCATGGATGCGCGGCGCCGGATCTCGGTGATCGAGACCCTCCTGGCCCTCGTCGGCCACGCGCTCGACGAAACCCCCGAGTAG
- a CDS encoding protein phosphatase 2C domain-containing protein, with the protein MRTELVSVPGDPARPNEDFASVALPASGQGGCLVVLDGVTPPRGDTGCLHSVPWYTARLGGALTELTVSLPDVPLSGALARAIARTSEAHAASCDLSHPRTPQATVVLARWTEETFDYLVLSDSALLLESPDGAVTPVLDDRLSRLPREALVSDAVTDAGYRNKEGGFFTAAADPAVAARAVTGAVPRARVRSLTALSDGAARWTERFREGDWTDLHTAVRKNGAQWLVDRVRALETADRETRAYLGRSKTHDDATVVRVELPPAG; encoded by the coding sequence ATGCGTACGGAACTTGTCTCGGTGCCCGGTGATCCCGCACGCCCCAACGAGGACTTCGCGAGTGTCGCGCTTCCCGCTTCCGGACAGGGCGGTTGTCTGGTCGTCCTGGACGGGGTGACTCCGCCGAGAGGCGACACCGGCTGTCTGCATTCCGTCCCCTGGTACACCGCGCGTCTGGGCGGGGCACTGACCGAACTGACCGTTTCACTCCCGGATGTTCCGCTGTCCGGCGCACTGGCCCGCGCGATCGCCCGTACCTCCGAGGCGCACGCCGCAAGCTGTGACCTTTCTCACCCTCGGACGCCCCAGGCAACCGTCGTGCTGGCCCGCTGGACCGAGGAGACGTTCGACTATCTGGTGCTCTCCGACTCCGCCCTCCTCCTGGAGTCCCCCGACGGCGCGGTCACCCCGGTCCTCGACGACCGCCTCTCCCGGCTCCCGCGCGAGGCCCTCGTCTCCGACGCCGTGACCGACGCCGGCTACCGCAACAAGGAGGGCGGCTTCTTCACCGCGGCCGCCGACCCCGCCGTCGCCGCCCGCGCCGTGACCGGGGCGGTGCCGCGCGCCCGCGTCCGCTCCCTGACCGCCCTCAGCGACGGCGCCGCCCGCTGGACGGAGAGGTTCCGCGAGGGCGACTGGACCGATCTGCACACCGCCGTCCGCAAGAACGGCGCCCAGTGGCTGGTCGACCGCGTCCGCGCCCTGGAGACCGCCGACCGGGAGACCCGCGCGTACCTGGGCCGGAGCAAGACGCACGACGACGCCACGGTGGTGCGGGTGGAGCTGCCCCCGGCCGGCTGA
- a CDS encoding styrene monooxygenase/indole monooxygenase family protein: MRKILVVGAGQSGLQLALGLQSHGYEVTLMSNRTADEIRSGRVMSTQCMFHTALQHERDLQLNFWESQAPKIQGLGVSVAAPGSHDPGPTQRAIDWVGRLDGFAQSVDQRVKMAGWMETFAQRGGQLVIHGAAVGDLDYFSRAYDLVLVAAGKGELVQMFARDPERSPYSEPQRALAVAYVHGLGPRPEHPDFDAVRCNLVPGVGELFIMPTFTTSGRADILFWEGIPGGPLDVFKGVKDPAEHLSLTLELMEKFTPWEYARATKVELTDAGGTLAGRYAPTVRNPIGRLPSGGLVLGVADVVVANDPITGQGSNSASKCAAAYLSAILEHGDKPFDEEWMRATFDRYWATARHVTKWTNTMLAPPPEHVLNLIGAAGQLQPVADRFANGFNDPSDFENFFYEPQKTEGYLMEVSGAAGA; the protein is encoded by the coding sequence ATGCGGAAGATACTCGTCGTCGGAGCCGGCCAGTCCGGCCTCCAGCTCGCCCTCGGCCTCCAGTCGCACGGCTACGAGGTCACCCTGATGTCCAACCGGACCGCGGACGAGATCCGCTCCGGCCGGGTCATGTCGACGCAGTGCATGTTCCACACGGCACTCCAGCACGAGCGCGACCTCCAGCTGAACTTCTGGGAGTCCCAGGCCCCGAAGATCCAGGGACTCGGCGTCTCCGTGGCCGCCCCCGGCTCGCACGACCCGGGGCCGACGCAGCGCGCGATCGACTGGGTGGGCAGGCTCGACGGGTTCGCGCAGTCGGTCGACCAGCGGGTGAAGATGGCCGGCTGGATGGAGACCTTCGCGCAGCGCGGCGGCCAGCTCGTCATCCACGGCGCGGCCGTCGGCGACCTCGACTACTTCTCCCGCGCCTACGACCTGGTGCTCGTCGCGGCCGGCAAGGGCGAGCTGGTGCAGATGTTCGCCCGCGACCCCGAGCGCTCCCCGTACAGCGAGCCGCAGCGCGCCCTCGCCGTCGCCTACGTCCACGGCCTGGGCCCGCGCCCGGAGCACCCCGACTTCGACGCGGTCCGCTGCAACCTGGTGCCCGGCGTCGGCGAGCTGTTCATCATGCCGACGTTCACCACCTCCGGCCGCGCCGACATCCTCTTCTGGGAGGGCATACCCGGCGGCCCGCTGGACGTGTTCAAGGGCGTCAAGGACCCGGCGGAACACCTGTCCCTGACGCTGGAACTCATGGAGAAGTTCACGCCCTGGGAGTACGCGCGGGCCACCAAGGTCGAACTGACCGACGCCGGCGGCACCCTCGCCGGCCGTTACGCCCCCACCGTGCGCAACCCCATCGGCCGGCTGCCCTCCGGCGGCCTGGTCCTCGGCGTCGCCGACGTGGTCGTCGCCAACGACCCGATCACCGGACAGGGCTCGAACTCGGCCTCCAAGTGCGCCGCCGCCTACCTCTCCGCCATCCTCGAACACGGCGACAAGCCGTTCGACGAGGAGTGGATGCGGGCCACGTTCGACCGTTACTGGGCCACGGCGCGGCACGTCACCAAGTGGACCAACACGATGCTCGCCCCGCCGCCGGAGCACGTCCTGAACCTCATCGGTGCCGCGGGCCAGCTCCAGCCGGTGGCGGACCGTTTCGCCAATGGCTTCAACGACCCGTCGGACTTCGAGAACTTCTTCTACGAGCCGCAGAAGACCGAGGGCTACCTGATGGAGGTCTCGGGCGCGGCCGGCGCCTGA
- a CDS encoding DUF742 domain-containing protein, translated as MSATPKSQLPVRGGDRKPARVRPYSLTGGRTRFGHVLLVETFVASTAALEAPEERRELTNGSLTTRVMPEMLAIVELCRRMRTVAEIAALLKMPLGVVRVLLSDLADQGKIRVYGTGTGHGTGRPNRALLERVLSGLRRL; from the coding sequence ATGAGCGCCACACCGAAGTCACAGCTCCCGGTCCGCGGCGGCGACCGCAAGCCCGCCCGCGTGCGCCCCTACTCGCTCACCGGCGGCCGTACCCGCTTCGGGCACGTCCTGCTGGTCGAGACGTTCGTGGCCAGCACCGCCGCGCTGGAAGCGCCCGAGGAGCGCAGGGAACTCACGAACGGTTCCCTGACCACCCGGGTGATGCCGGAGATGCTGGCCATCGTCGAACTGTGCCGCCGGATGCGCACGGTGGCCGAGATCGCCGCGCTGCTGAAGATGCCGCTCGGCGTGGTCCGCGTGCTGCTGAGCGACCTCGCGGACCAGGGAAAGATCCGCGTGTACGGAACCGGTACCGGGCACGGCACGGGCCGCCCGAACCGCGCGTTGCTGGAAAGGGTGCTGAGTGGACTCCGCCGTCTCTGA
- a CDS encoding nitrate- and nitrite sensing domain-containing protein — MQKKRPRRTGRQTAPEGAAEHTPVGKGRPTHVRNRLIVAVAVVAAAIAGAGAPSVLAATAQASDTQELVTLAERTQDALALAHALADERDEVTSYVAAGRPKSKAPSEQRSARVDRQVEELRADSDTPGGLLRDLDAIAAVRRAALTGKSTALEAHQAYSDAIAELHRLAEDLAERLPSRAGSGAYALAELDSAVQQAAAARGLLLAALSVPRGTETVIDPITGLPATVTTSSEADSKQRAALSAAAQQARLRSDAALEDFRETATKAARASYDSTVTGHEVNSAEEYLASLTDQPTLSDGELGTDAGKLNAALSARVDAMRGVEAALYERRTTDLERLRDDDVTELEIRIAVLGALLLLAVGVATAMARSLTRPLAVLRIGSARLAEAADPAAEEPVRFTGRNDEFARVVRSVNALHAQAVALHERVVTLEADRKHLVGQRQKMADAREELRAELEESAAQLERVRAGIGSTFVNLALRTLGLVERQLAVIEQLEEREQDPDRLATLFKLDHFATVMRRHSENLLVLAGTEHVQQNPGPVPLVDVVRAAVSEIERYERVRIAALPPHAHIAGFAADDLSHLLAELMENATSFSPPDVPVEVSGWLLENGEVMLSVQDGGIGMTEERMTRLNARLADFDPDAAYDHEGEDGLGLGLYVVARLAHRLGVRVQLREQKQGGVAAVVVLPQPLLAEAAPAAVPSAAPSPDGTHTFSLPGADAEANSNVLPGRAKDGDPLVALAEKAVAEQAGTEGPARERDAAAGAGTAEADSGRGTGSPSGTSSAHGADSAHGTDSASGPAVPPREPAGAGVPESPSETTMELLIPEPPRADRPEAADRSRTADHAAGTDRAAGTDRAETADHAEPAPAAGRPATPQPAPAAPEPATAQPAPVVPEPAAPADPYAIGPDTHDRAPDEGEEPLTDKGLPKRTPKITAPSATPRPRTGGVDADALRRRLGGFRRGAEAGRRDVEAEIAEQTGQTPAPGAPAPHHRTTAGHAHAEEATGGTVEEASS, encoded by the coding sequence GTGCAGAAGAAGCGGCCTCGGCGCACAGGCAGGCAGACGGCCCCCGAGGGGGCAGCGGAGCACACCCCCGTCGGGAAGGGCCGCCCCACCCACGTACGCAACCGGCTGATCGTGGCCGTCGCCGTGGTGGCCGCCGCGATCGCCGGCGCGGGAGCCCCGTCCGTGCTCGCCGCGACCGCGCAGGCGAGCGACACACAGGAGCTGGTCACGCTCGCCGAGCGGACCCAGGACGCGCTGGCCCTCGCCCACGCGCTCGCCGACGAGCGCGACGAGGTGACGTCGTACGTCGCGGCCGGCCGCCCCAAGTCCAAGGCGCCCTCCGAGCAGCGCAGCGCGCGGGTCGACCGGCAGGTCGAGGAGCTGCGCGCCGACAGCGACACACCGGGCGGGCTGCTGCGGGACCTGGACGCCATCGCGGCCGTCCGCAGAGCGGCGCTCACCGGGAAGAGCACCGCTCTCGAAGCCCACCAGGCGTACTCCGACGCCATCGCGGAACTCCACCGCCTCGCCGAGGACCTGGCCGAGCGGCTGCCGTCCCGCGCGGGCTCCGGAGCGTACGCCCTCGCCGAACTCGACTCCGCCGTCCAGCAGGCCGCCGCCGCCCGCGGACTCCTGCTCGCCGCGCTCAGCGTGCCGCGCGGCACCGAGACGGTGATCGACCCCATCACCGGCCTGCCCGCCACGGTCACCACCTCCTCCGAGGCCGACAGCAAGCAGCGCGCCGCGCTCTCCGCCGCCGCCCAGCAGGCCCGGCTGCGCTCCGACGCCGCCCTGGAGGACTTCCGCGAGACCGCCACCAAGGCCGCCCGCGCCTCCTACGACTCCACGGTCACCGGCCACGAGGTCAACTCCGCCGAGGAGTACCTGGCGAGCCTCACCGACCAGCCCACCCTCTCCGACGGGGAACTCGGCACCGACGCCGGGAAGCTGAACGCCGCGCTGTCCGCCCGCGTCGACGCCATGCGCGGTGTCGAGGCCGCGCTGTACGAACGGCGCACCACCGACCTGGAGCGGCTGCGCGACGACGACGTCACCGAGCTGGAGATCCGCATCGCGGTCCTCGGCGCGCTGCTGCTGCTCGCCGTCGGTGTCGCCACCGCCATGGCGCGCTCCCTCACCCGGCCGCTGGCCGTGCTGCGCATCGGCTCCGCCCGGCTCGCCGAGGCCGCCGACCCGGCCGCCGAGGAACCGGTCCGGTTCACCGGCCGCAACGACGAGTTCGCCCGGGTGGTGCGCTCCGTCAACGCCCTGCACGCCCAGGCCGTGGCCCTGCACGAGCGGGTCGTCACCCTGGAGGCCGACCGCAAGCACCTGGTCGGGCAGCGGCAGAAGATGGCCGACGCCCGCGAGGAACTGCGCGCCGAACTGGAGGAGTCGGCGGCCCAGCTGGAACGGGTGCGCGCCGGCATCGGCAGCACCTTCGTCAACCTGGCCCTGCGCACGCTCGGCCTGGTCGAACGCCAGCTCGCCGTCATCGAGCAGCTGGAGGAGCGCGAGCAGGACCCCGACCGGCTCGCCACCCTGTTCAAGCTCGACCACTTCGCCACCGTGATGCGCCGGCACAGCGAGAACCTGCTCGTCCTCGCCGGCACCGAGCACGTCCAGCAGAACCCCGGCCCGGTCCCGCTGGTCGACGTCGTCCGCGCCGCGGTCAGCGAGATCGAGCGGTACGAGCGGGTCCGCATCGCCGCGCTCCCGCCGCACGCGCACATCGCCGGGTTCGCCGCCGATGACCTCTCCCACCTGCTGGCCGAACTCATGGAGAACGCGACCTCGTTCTCCCCGCCCGACGTGCCCGTCGAGGTCTCCGGCTGGCTGCTGGAGAACGGCGAGGTCATGCTCTCCGTCCAGGACGGCGGCATCGGCATGACCGAGGAGCGGATGACCCGGCTCAACGCCCGGCTCGCCGACTTCGACCCCGACGCCGCGTACGACCACGAGGGCGAGGACGGGCTCGGACTCGGGCTGTACGTCGTCGCCCGGCTCGCCCACCGGCTCGGCGTCCGCGTCCAGCTCCGCGAGCAGAAGCAGGGCGGCGTCGCGGCGGTCGTCGTCCTGCCGCAGCCGCTGCTCGCCGAGGCGGCGCCGGCCGCCGTGCCCAGCGCCGCCCCGTCCCCGGACGGCACCCACACCTTCTCCCTGCCCGGCGCCGACGCCGAGGCCAACTCCAACGTGCTGCCCGGCCGCGCGAAGGACGGCGACCCGCTGGTGGCCCTCGCGGAGAAGGCCGTGGCGGAGCAGGCCGGAACGGAGGGGCCCGCACGGGAGCGGGACGCCGCCGCGGGCGCCGGGACGGCCGAGGCCGACTCCGGGCGGGGGACCGGCTCCCCGTCCGGGACGTCCTCCGCGCACGGGGCCGACTCGGCGCACGGAACCGACTCCGCGTCCGGGCCGGCCGTACCTCCGCGGGAGCCGGCCGGGGCCGGGGTCCCGGAGTCGCCCTCCGAGACCACCATGGAGCTGCTGATCCCGGAGCCCCCGCGCGCGGACCGCCCCGAGGCCGCCGACCGCTCCCGGACCGCCGACCACGCCGCCGGCACCGACCGTGCCGCCGGCACCGACCGCGCCGAAACCGCCGACCACGCGGAACCCGCCCCGGCGGCCGGCCGGCCCGCCACGCCGCAGCCCGCCCCGGCGGCGCCGGAGCCCGCGACCGCGCAGCCCGCCCCCGTGGTGCCGGAGCCGGCCGCCCCCGCCGACCCGTACGCCATCGGGCCCGACACGCACGACCGCGCCCCCGACGAGGGTGAGGAACCGCTCACCGACAAGGGGCTGCCCAAGCGCACACCGAAGATCACCGCGCCGTCGGCGACGCCCCGGCCACGGACCGGCGGTGTCGACGCGGACGCGCTGCGCCGCCGGCTGGGCGGTTTCCGCCGGGGGGCGGAGGCCGGCCGCCGCGACGTCGAGGCGGAGATCGCCGAGCAGACGGGCCAGACCCCGGCACCCGGGGCACCCGCACCGCACCACCGCACGACCGCAGGACACGCACACGCCGAAGAAGCCACGGGGGGCACAGTCGAGGAGGCAAGCAGTTGA
- a CDS encoding roadblock/LC7 domain-containing protein yields MTAPSTFGLSSEARNLHWLLTNLVEEVPGILSVAVVSSDGLLLLSSDPGRNEEARRTPADRPTGPRGSAADLATIVSGIGSLTIGAARLLEFGGVKHTMIAMDEGSLFVMSISDGSLLGVHGSADCDMSVVAYHMALFVGRAGHVLTPELRSELRKSLESESTGSAR; encoded by the coding sequence TTGACCGCGCCCAGTACCTTCGGACTGAGCAGTGAGGCCCGCAATCTGCACTGGCTGCTGACCAACCTCGTCGAGGAGGTGCCCGGCATCCTCTCGGTGGCCGTGGTCTCCTCGGACGGTCTGCTGCTGCTCTCCTCCGACCCGGGCAGGAACGAGGAGGCCCGCCGGACCCCGGCCGACCGCCCCACCGGTCCGCGCGGCTCCGCCGCCGACCTGGCCACCATCGTCTCCGGCATCGGCAGCCTCACCATCGGTGCCGCCCGCCTGCTGGAGTTCGGCGGGGTGAAGCACACCATGATCGCGATGGACGAGGGCAGCCTGTTCGTCATGTCGATCAGTGACGGCTCGCTGCTCGGGGTGCACGGCTCCGCCGACTGCGACATGAGCGTGGTGGCCTACCACATGGCGCTCTTCGTCGGCCGCGCCGGCCATGTGCTGACCCCCGAACTCCGCAGTGAGCTGCGGAAATCCCTGGAGTCCGAGTCGACGGGGAGTGCCCGATGA